A stretch of the Siniperca chuatsi isolate FFG_IHB_CAS linkage group LG24, ASM2008510v1, whole genome shotgun sequence genome encodes the following:
- the LOC122872310 gene encoding CD59 glycoprotein-like translates to MKVFAFALLLLVTITYGEALQCHNCVREAPDSGDCVDTVETCPPEMDTCAKITYPAPYENTFHKSCFKMVECLKLGLTQGLKVNCCNWDGCNK, encoded by the exons ATGAAGGTCTTTGCTTTTGCTCTCCTGCTCCTGGTGACCATCACCTACG GTGAGGCACTGCAGTGTCACAACTGCGTCCGTGAGGCTCCTGACAGTGGAGACTGTGTGGACACTGTGGAGACCTGTCCACCAGAGATGGACACCTGTGCCAAAATTACCTACCCTGCCCCTTATG AGAACACTTTCCACAAGTCCTGCTTCAAGATGGTCGAGTGTCTGAAGCTGGGACTCACTCAGGGTCTGAAGGTCAACTGCTGCAACTGGGACGGCTGCAACAAATAA